The following are from one region of the Paenibacillus sp. KS-LC4 genome:
- the srtB gene encoding class B sortase, with protein sequence MSKAKKILIAVSFLVFVFSLVSISRTLLRDYAEQQKIDELTKVWEEGSEKVGGDVFPSLLLDKANEPVMLPEFRELYERNSDIVGWLKMDGTRIEYPVMQRPQDAEYYLNHDFDKKETKGGLPFLDAHSQANGSDILLIHGHHMKSGWMFKDLMKYKNESFYKEHATFQFSTLYEKEEYEIVAVIVSEIYRKSDDVFKYYQIENVSTSTEFDSYVQSIKELALYDTGVTAQYGDKLIVLSTCEYSTENGRLAVVARKR encoded by the coding sequence ATGAGCAAAGCTAAAAAAATTCTTATCGCCGTTTCCTTCCTTGTGTTCGTATTCTCCCTCGTTAGTATTTCGAGAACTCTCCTGCGCGACTATGCTGAGCAGCAGAAAATCGACGAACTGACAAAGGTTTGGGAGGAAGGCTCGGAAAAAGTAGGAGGGGATGTATTCCCCTCTCTTTTGCTTGATAAGGCGAATGAGCCGGTCATGCTTCCTGAATTTCGAGAGCTTTACGAGAGAAACTCGGACATTGTCGGCTGGCTGAAAATGGACGGCACCCGAATTGAGTACCCGGTCATGCAGAGGCCACAGGATGCGGAGTACTATCTCAATCATGATTTCGATAAGAAGGAAACCAAAGGCGGCCTCCCTTTTTTGGATGCACATAGTCAGGCCAATGGCTCGGACATTTTGCTGATTCATGGACATCACATGAAAAGCGGCTGGATGTTTAAGGATTTAATGAAGTACAAGAACGAAAGCTTTTATAAAGAGCATGCTACGTTTCAGTTCAGCACGCTTTACGAGAAGGAAGAGTATGAAATAGTAGCCGTTATCGTCTCAGAAATTTATCGCAAATCGGACGACGTTTTTAAATACTACCAGATTGAGAATGTAAGTACGTCCACCGAGTTCGACTCGTATGTTCAGAGCATCAAGGAACTCGCTCTTTATGATACTGGCGTAACAGCCCAGTATGGTGACAAGCTTATTGTGCTGTCCACTTGCGAGTACTCGACCGAAAACGGCCGTTTAGCGGTAGTCGCTCGAAAGCGTTAG
- a CDS encoding CD3324 family protein produces MKYINADMILPESLLKEVQKYVQGGMIYIPAPEQSRKKWGECSGGRTYLNQRNDEIRKNFSAGAKIDQLSEQFCLSCDSIKKIVYSKK; encoded by the coding sequence ATGAAATATATAAATGCCGATATGATCCTTCCTGAGAGCTTACTGAAGGAAGTGCAGAAGTATGTCCAAGGTGGAATGATTTACATACCTGCTCCAGAGCAGTCTCGTAAAAAATGGGGCGAATGCTCCGGGGGCCGAACATACTTAAACCAAAGAAATGACGAAATACGTAAAAACTTTTCCGCTGGTGCCAAAATTGATCAACTATCCGAACAATTTTGCCTTTCTTGCGATAGCATTAAGAAAATCGTTTATTCAAAAAAATAA
- a CDS encoding SpaA isopeptide-forming pilin-related protein — translation MKRKRSLGKAILSFYLAIMLIMQTVAFAVPAYAESTPSVDDPQSVTEAVYDVPSNPTVMRVAATDKTAVFMDENATFPLKVTQGAEIASGGTIQGRQAFTLKSEGLKVPVMGDFASTSDVDDTTKYIQKGDSIELERDPYFKEVVLPTATKSLMATTDFGVKQLGTAYFTPNSIKIVFNGDEWFFNGVGKGVTFGFETTANSDVTGMQYGDTKPISIFGGAYVLKNPDVTPAYSINITGNNWPKNGSWTWWYVTVPAYQDGYLTIQSTPSSFDVLDATIKLQLDGMTFYTKPSDYRMVYVPGSFKVNGTTVEPAIDADGGLSYMFPSGTGVDPKVEYQAWFNKDVYYKEYRGVALDPGRSGGQRFDPQVELRDASASVKASAIRETWIAPDWIQATASYDHPNEMITWKVTVNQYNKKGLKDFAITNVLPAGLDFESAAWQTTVDGTVSEETPITPDSNGVYSFGDINGKVELVIKSKVSSGSSFRIDPRANWNLDTPNGIQNNDVMTGTRPNAVTDEANVTIGAHTFTKTGAIMMEDYNLGGITWTVNLTPQYALPNAAVYDVLVHGGDLNVLDNAVDETGEVSAETISKIKANINTAQLWKQYQVGTLKSSATSLTMKNIPLTVNGKVVADLIKVTGYTEEAASFSFRALETNPDILFRQDINAGKTIWNRALLFDGATVKQAQNNANLHLHMLNKDMLAASYPIKVDGTADTWYTPNNVQRYIGYDSSSSSDTYTLAGYDRVTKTVTFRLGINMPGFNTVEMAKDGGSRVITNVKLVDTLPEGWEFVPFGDGKDYELYKGYSDNTSGTGYGVRNNAVSIIEPNDPAHVASFSQNGNKGTFSFSKLESPYVILVKARPSNEALEKYLEEYTTNGIDKQVLYNKADLHMTWGGVEKVITEQRKVIVPIQTLGKSVTKPFPGVLEWTVNYTPPFNMEQGVYLQDTLGAGMNLRYGVDGKPELTAPSMAVYPAKLTASGALERDGAALDLSDPNAEVQLEAAPGADGTTVLLFKMDDPNKFYQFVYQTEVDPSKANAGDKMGNEVKLMGDESLTSVSAKSESTLDSSDVAGSSSSNALLPLKKVDPSNNPLKDVEFTLYKKGDGAQVSKGITDSAGKLNLLFPDPGYYELKETYIDTTTWLPTTRIYQVYVGNTPGKPIWVDGVKVTSDNPLVVPTPAQGKLTISNEVKGNGSDPSKDFEYTVIFTGEGEDGEYAYQKSDSTFGTIKSGDKITLKHGESLTLPALPADMVYTITEDDYTTVDGYITTPETREISGTIVNKGDHKADFINERTVNKLTISNTVMGNGGDKTKEFEYTVIFEDAGKNGSYSYLKTGGGTGTIKSRDTFKLMDGETLDILDLPKGLKYTITQKEYTAEEYVTIPEERYYTEVMKGQDEAAPFTNLRVLKGGLLISNTVKGKDNDKIMPFKYTVTFTGEGAGESYSYERSDGDKGVIKSGDTFELTDGQTFIVQGLPTGLQYKVTQDDYSIDGYVTDPESFVHTGTIPEKQVAEAHFVNTRPYLEGVLRDNNTGKVIPNAPIKVIDLKTGRELQTETNEKGEYSIPAAADTDYTITYTKWYQVGGTDVPVAFTQKANVDGNVTGETVPADITAVGIVLFKQSNGATELFSDSFTSQMSIYLKDRDGNYIQENGRPKAFPMASNGTFSVEGLSEQKYTMEVRYKADTGEELLLKVTQLDVKANGELNISEELVDPYGTVYDETTGDAVTGKKIDGAKVTLYYADTQRNRDKGRIPDTKVTLPAVPNFPPHDNKSPEQDSDVNGFYAYMVFPEADYYLIVTKDGYETHTSGTISVDFDIVKYDVPMKPIRSGGGSGGNSGSGSGNGGTDNGNVGTGNGNGGTDSGNVGTGNGNSGTDNGNVGTGNGNSGTDNGNVGTGNGNSGTDNGNVGTGNSNGGTDNGNVGTGNGNSGTDNGNVGTSNGNGETNSGNNEAANGNSGTANGSNELDDAPKTGDDSLPPGFYMALALMSLMTIGFCLIGNKRKKHIQ, via the coding sequence TTGAAACGTAAACGCAGCTTAGGAAAAGCGATACTCTCGTTCTACCTGGCCATTATGCTTATTATGCAGACTGTGGCATTTGCTGTCCCTGCATATGCGGAAAGCACGCCAAGCGTGGATGATCCGCAGTCAGTGACGGAAGCGGTGTATGATGTGCCTAGCAATCCCACCGTGATGAGAGTAGCCGCGACGGACAAAACAGCGGTATTCATGGATGAGAATGCAACCTTTCCACTGAAGGTAACGCAGGGAGCTGAAATTGCTTCAGGCGGCACGATTCAGGGCCGACAGGCATTTACCCTCAAATCTGAGGGTCTCAAGGTGCCGGTGATGGGGGATTTTGCAAGTACTTCGGATGTGGATGACACGACCAAGTACATTCAGAAGGGAGACTCAATTGAGCTAGAAAGAGATCCCTACTTTAAAGAAGTGGTGCTGCCGACAGCAACCAAATCCTTAATGGCTACAACTGATTTTGGAGTGAAACAGCTGGGCACCGCCTATTTCACCCCGAATAGCATCAAGATTGTATTTAATGGCGATGAGTGGTTTTTTAATGGGGTCGGAAAAGGGGTTACCTTCGGCTTTGAAACGACCGCCAATTCGGATGTAACGGGCATGCAATACGGCGATACTAAGCCTATCTCCATTTTCGGGGGAGCCTATGTGCTGAAGAATCCAGATGTTACACCAGCGTACAGCATTAATATAACAGGAAACAACTGGCCAAAGAATGGCAGCTGGACTTGGTGGTATGTGACTGTACCAGCCTATCAGGATGGTTATCTGACCATTCAATCTACTCCTTCCTCTTTTGATGTGCTTGATGCAACCATCAAGCTGCAACTAGATGGGATGACGTTCTATACGAAGCCTTCCGATTACCGCATGGTCTATGTACCGGGCTCCTTCAAGGTAAACGGCACTACGGTAGAGCCAGCCATTGATGCAGATGGCGGACTGAGCTACATGTTCCCGTCGGGTACTGGGGTAGATCCAAAGGTTGAATATCAAGCGTGGTTTAACAAGGATGTCTATTATAAAGAGTATCGGGGTGTGGCACTCGATCCCGGTCGATCTGGCGGTCAGCGTTTTGATCCACAGGTTGAACTGAGGGATGCGAGTGCTAGTGTAAAAGCCAGCGCAATACGGGAAACGTGGATAGCGCCCGACTGGATTCAAGCCACCGCCTCCTATGACCATCCAAATGAAATGATTACATGGAAAGTAACCGTTAACCAATATAATAAAAAAGGGTTAAAGGACTTTGCAATAACCAATGTGCTGCCTGCTGGGCTGGATTTTGAATCGGCTGCATGGCAGACAACGGTAGACGGTACCGTATCTGAAGAAACACCAATTACACCAGATTCAAACGGAGTTTATTCCTTTGGGGATATTAACGGTAAAGTGGAATTGGTAATTAAGAGCAAGGTGAGCAGCGGTTCCAGCTTTAGAATCGATCCTCGTGCCAATTGGAATTTGGATACTCCAAATGGCATTCAGAACAACGATGTCATGACGGGCACAAGACCTAACGCAGTGACTGACGAGGCCAATGTTACGATTGGGGCGCACACGTTTACAAAAACAGGCGCTATTATGATGGAGGATTATAACCTGGGAGGCATCACATGGACCGTTAACCTAACGCCACAGTATGCCTTGCCAAATGCTGCGGTATACGATGTGCTGGTGCATGGCGGAGACCTTAACGTCTTAGACAACGCTGTGGATGAAACGGGTGAGGTTAGCGCGGAAACGATCTCGAAAATCAAAGCTAACATCAATACTGCGCAGCTTTGGAAGCAATATCAGGTAGGAACATTGAAGAGCAGTGCAACTAGCCTGACCATGAAAAATATCCCTTTAACCGTTAACGGTAAAGTGGTGGCTGATTTGATCAAGGTGACCGGATACACCGAAGAGGCTGCATCCTTCAGCTTCCGTGCACTTGAGACCAATCCAGATATCCTTTTCAGACAGGATATTAACGCAGGGAAAACGATCTGGAATCGGGCTTTGCTCTTTGACGGTGCAACCGTAAAGCAAGCGCAAAACAACGCCAATCTCCACCTGCATATGCTGAACAAGGATATGCTTGCGGCCTCCTATCCTATCAAGGTGGATGGGACGGCCGACACCTGGTATACGCCGAACAACGTTCAACGCTATATCGGTTATGACAGCTCATCAAGCAGCGACACATACACCTTGGCCGGCTATGACCGGGTTACCAAGACGGTGACCTTCCGTTTAGGCATTAATATGCCGGGCTTCAACACAGTCGAAATGGCGAAAGACGGTGGAAGTCGGGTCATCACCAATGTGAAGCTGGTGGACACCTTGCCCGAGGGCTGGGAGTTCGTTCCTTTTGGAGATGGAAAGGACTATGAGCTTTATAAGGGCTACTCGGATAATACCAGCGGCACTGGGTATGGGGTTCGAAACAACGCTGTGTCCATTATCGAGCCAAACGACCCTGCTCACGTAGCGAGCTTCTCCCAGAATGGCAATAAAGGTACCTTCAGCTTCTCCAAGCTGGAAAGTCCTTATGTCATCCTAGTAAAGGCAAGACCCTCAAATGAGGCTCTCGAGAAATATTTAGAGGAATATACGACTAACGGCATAGACAAGCAGGTGCTGTATAACAAAGCCGACCTGCATATGACATGGGGCGGAGTGGAAAAGGTTATCACCGAACAGCGTAAAGTTATTGTACCTATACAGACGCTGGGCAAGTCGGTAACGAAACCATTTCCAGGAGTGCTGGAATGGACGGTGAACTATACCCCGCCATTCAACATGGAGCAGGGCGTTTATTTGCAGGATACTCTAGGGGCAGGTATGAATCTACGCTATGGAGTAGACGGAAAGCCTGAGCTGACAGCGCCAAGTATGGCAGTCTATCCCGCTAAACTGACTGCTAGCGGTGCTCTGGAACGGGACGGTGCTGCACTGGATCTTAGCGACCCGAATGCTGAGGTTCAGTTGGAGGCTGCGCCAGGCGCGGATGGTACCACGGTTCTCCTATTCAAAATGGACGACCCAAATAAGTTTTACCAATTCGTGTACCAAACCGAGGTTGATCCTTCTAAAGCAAATGCTGGCGATAAGATGGGCAACGAGGTTAAGCTAATGGGCGATGAGAGTCTCACTTCTGTCAGTGCCAAAAGTGAAAGCACGCTGGACAGTTCAGACGTAGCTGGCAGCTCAAGCTCGAATGCTCTTCTGCCTCTGAAAAAGGTAGATCCTAGCAACAATCCGTTAAAGGATGTAGAGTTCACGCTCTATAAGAAGGGTGACGGAGCTCAGGTGTCTAAGGGAATAACCGATAGTGCAGGGAAGCTGAATTTACTATTCCCGGATCCAGGGTATTATGAGCTGAAGGAAACGTATATCGACACAACGACATGGCTGCCAACTACAAGAATTTATCAGGTTTACGTCGGGAATACGCCTGGAAAGCCTATCTGGGTAGATGGTGTGAAAGTAACCTCTGATAACCCGCTGGTCGTTCCTACGCCAGCACAAGGAAAGCTGACTATTAGTAATGAGGTGAAAGGAAACGGGAGCGATCCTTCCAAGGATTTTGAATACACCGTGATCTTCACTGGCGAAGGCGAGGATGGGGAGTACGCTTATCAGAAGTCGGATAGCACGTTTGGTACGATTAAGAGCGGAGACAAGATTACCCTCAAGCATGGGGAATCTCTGACGCTTCCGGCATTGCCTGCGGATATGGTCTATACCATTACCGAGGATGACTATACGACCGTTGATGGTTATATCACAACGCCAGAGACAAGGGAGATTTCTGGCACAATTGTTAATAAAGGCGACCACAAGGCGGATTTCATCAATGAGCGAACCGTTAACAAGCTGACCATCAGCAATACGGTTATGGGCAACGGCGGCGACAAGACGAAGGAGTTCGAGTACACGGTCATTTTTGAGGATGCAGGCAAGAATGGAAGCTACTCTTACTTGAAAACGGGCGGCGGCACAGGTACGATCAAGTCCCGTGATACCTTCAAGCTCATGGATGGAGAGACGCTGGATATTTTGGACTTGCCTAAGGGTTTGAAATACACCATTACCCAAAAGGAATACACAGCTGAAGAATATGTGACTATTCCCGAGGAGCGGTATTATACGGAAGTTATGAAAGGTCAAGATGAAGCAGCACCGTTCACAAACCTGCGAGTGTTGAAGGGCGGCCTGCTCATTAGCAACACGGTTAAAGGCAAAGACAATGATAAAATAATGCCATTCAAGTACACGGTCACCTTCACAGGCGAGGGAGCAGGCGAATCCTACTCCTACGAGAGGTCGGACGGTGACAAGGGCGTAATCAAGAGCGGAGATACCTTCGAGCTTACAGATGGCCAGACGTTCATTGTGCAAGGACTCCCAACTGGTCTTCAGTATAAGGTGACCCAAGATGATTACTCGATTGATGGCTATGTGACCGATCCCGAAAGCTTCGTTCACACAGGCACCATTCCGGAGAAACAGGTGGCAGAAGCACACTTTGTCAATACGCGCCCCTATCTGGAAGGCGTACTGCGTGACAATAACACGGGAAAAGTCATTCCAAATGCACCAATTAAGGTGATTGATCTGAAGACCGGCAGGGAGCTTCAGACGGAGACGAATGAGAAGGGTGAATATTCAATCCCTGCCGCAGCAGATACCGACTATACGATCACGTATACGAAGTGGTATCAGGTAGGCGGGACGGATGTCCCTGTTGCGTTCACGCAAAAAGCAAATGTGGACGGCAATGTGACAGGCGAAACCGTTCCAGCGGATATTACGGCGGTAGGGATCGTGCTGTTCAAGCAGTCGAATGGAGCGACAGAGCTATTTAGTGATTCATTTACTAGCCAGATGTCTATCTATTTGAAGGACAGGGACGGAAATTATATTCAGGAGAACGGTCGTCCTAAGGCGTTTCCAATGGCTTCAAACGGAACCTTCTCCGTGGAAGGGCTAAGCGAGCAAAAGTACACAATGGAGGTTCGCTATAAAGCTGATACGGGTGAGGAGCTGCTTCTCAAAGTAACGCAACTGGACGTAAAGGCTAATGGAGAGCTTAATATTTCCGAGGAATTGGTCGACCCTTACGGTACGGTGTATGATGAAACGACAGGAGATGCCGTTACTGGCAAGAAAATTGATGGAGCCAAGGTTACATTGTATTATGCGGATACACAGCGCAATAGAGATAAAGGCCGCATTCCGGATACAAAAGTAACGCTTCCTGCGGTTCCAAATTTTCCACCGCACGACAACAAGAGCCCTGAGCAGGATAGCGATGTAAATGGCTTCTATGCGTACATGGTGTTTCCTGAAGCAGATTACTATTTAATTGTAACAAAGGACGGATACGAGACACATACGAGTGGTACGATCTCTGTCGATTTCGACATCGTAAAATATGATGTGCCAATGAAGCCGATCCGTTCCGGTGGCGGCTCAGGCGGCAACTCGGGTAGTGGCAGCGGCAACGGCGGAACCGATAACGGAAACGTTGGAACGGGCAACGGCAACGGCGGAACCGACAGCGGAAACGTTGGAACGGGAAATGGTAACAGCGGAACTGACAACGGAAACGTTGGAACGGGCAATGGCAACAGCGGAACCGACAACGGAAACGTTGGAACGGGCAATGGCAACAGCGGAACCGACAACGGAAACGTTGGAACGGGCAATAGCAACGGCGGAACCGACAACGGAAACGTTGGAACAGGCAATGGTAACAGCGGAACCGACAACGGAAACGTTGGAACCAGCAACGGAAACGGTGAAACCAATAGCGGTAACAACGAAGCAGCAAATGGCAATAGCGGAACCGCTAATGGCAGCAACGAGCTGGACGATGCTCCGAAGACTGGAGACGATAGCTTACCGCCAGGCTTCTACATGGCTTTGGCACTGATGTCCTTGATGACAATTGGGTTCTGTCTAATCGGTAACAAGAGGAAAAAGCACATCCAGTGA
- a CDS encoding methyl-accepting chemotaxis protein, whose product MKPIKKRFQSRFKMKLVSVRNKLMISFLLILLLPSLAIGGSSYIAAKNKVDDQLQSMATTDIALVSKMVDQYIQAKITDVNTLSQQLSTETASEQLNVYAQNHPEAEAVTVIESSGEYLYAPSSLKLASDYNPVESTLYTQAMKNKGQAVITEPYTSTETGNTVVAVTKAASNGQSVVAVVLNLEELKQTVGDVKIGENGFIVIVSSDGFGIVPPPWGVGEASEGTDSTAAEANMTASMTTSADASMTTDTSEEATTDAANQPPAMFTDESGQMEQESPEGDIRRLIYITNALTGWKIAGDRSPSEVTRTAAPILNNTLLVIAVFTLIGACLMFFIVRSITKPLRALSDASQIISRGDLSQRVDVKSKDEFGELGATFNLMVDSLRTVLSEVGHSATQLAASSEQLSASAGQTASATEYIAGTIEQMADGANEQVSLVDDSSRTIDDVSGKIQQIVERAHTAAAMTEQVSVKSTEGGQAVQSAVQQMSSINSSVDGLSDVISHLVHTSAEIGQIIEAISSISQQTNLLALNAAIEAARAGEQGRGFAVVAGEVRKLAEQSTSSTERVAALIVAIREEISEVENSMRVTTKEVSVGMNVVQQAGRLFADIEHSVDEVDRQVREVTVTAEQISSGTSQVVKAIGDISHVSQSTAAGAQTVSAATQQQLASMEDISSSSSHLTRMAVELQAVVDKFKL is encoded by the coding sequence ATGAAACCCATTAAAAAACGATTTCAATCCAGGTTTAAGATGAAGCTCGTCTCAGTCCGAAATAAATTAATGATTTCGTTTCTGCTTATTCTATTGTTGCCTAGCTTAGCAATCGGGGGTTCTTCTTACATTGCGGCCAAAAACAAGGTCGATGACCAGCTCCAGAGCATGGCTACAACTGATATAGCCCTTGTTAGCAAGATGGTCGATCAATACATACAAGCTAAGATTACTGATGTAAATACATTGTCGCAGCAGCTCTCCACTGAAACGGCTAGCGAGCAGTTGAATGTGTATGCGCAGAATCACCCCGAGGCTGAGGCTGTCACCGTCATTGAAAGCAGCGGGGAGTACCTTTATGCCCCTAGCAGTCTGAAGCTGGCCTCGGATTATAATCCGGTGGAAAGTACGCTGTACACGCAGGCTATGAAAAATAAAGGTCAGGCAGTAATTACGGAGCCATACACTTCGACGGAAACAGGAAATACGGTGGTGGCTGTAACGAAAGCCGCGAGTAACGGACAGTCGGTAGTCGCTGTTGTGCTTAATTTGGAAGAGTTAAAGCAGACTGTCGGTGACGTTAAAATCGGAGAAAATGGTTTTATAGTTATTGTCAGCTCCGATGGCTTCGGCATCGTTCCTCCTCCTTGGGGCGTGGGAGAAGCATCAGAGGGAACGGATAGTACCGCTGCTGAAGCTAACATGACAGCGAGCATGACAACCAGCGCAGATGCTAGCATGACAACCGATACATCCGAGGAAGCAACAACAGATGCAGCTAATCAACCCCCGGCGATGTTCACCGACGAGTCAGGTCAAATGGAACAGGAATCTCCTGAAGGAGATATTCGGCGGTTGATCTACATTACAAATGCATTAACGGGTTGGAAAATAGCAGGCGATCGCTCGCCAAGTGAGGTTACACGTACAGCGGCCCCTATTTTAAATAATACGCTGCTCGTCATTGCGGTGTTCACGCTAATCGGGGCATGCCTTATGTTCTTCATCGTTCGGTCCATTACGAAGCCTTTGCGAGCTCTATCCGATGCCTCCCAAATCATAAGTCGGGGAGACCTAAGTCAGAGGGTGGACGTTAAGTCGAAGGATGAGTTCGGTGAGCTTGGCGCTACCTTTAATCTAATGGTTGATTCACTTAGAACGGTTTTATCCGAGGTTGGTCATTCGGCCACTCAATTGGCAGCATCGTCAGAACAGCTGTCAGCAAGCGCGGGTCAAACCGCATCGGCCACGGAGTATATTGCAGGTACAATTGAGCAAATGGCGGATGGTGCAAATGAGCAGGTGAGCTTAGTTGACGATAGTTCACGCACAATTGATGACGTTTCGGGCAAAATACAGCAAATTGTCGAACGCGCGCATACGGCAGCAGCAATGACGGAGCAGGTTTCGGTGAAATCAACGGAAGGCGGACAAGCGGTTCAAAGCGCCGTGCAGCAAATGAGCTCGATAAACAGCTCAGTCGACGGATTGTCGGACGTCATTAGCCATTTGGTGCATACTTCGGCGGAGATTGGCCAAATTATTGAGGCTATTTCATCTATATCCCAGCAAACAAACCTGCTTGCATTAAATGCAGCAATTGAGGCCGCAAGGGCAGGGGAGCAAGGTCGCGGCTTCGCCGTAGTTGCAGGAGAAGTAAGGAAGCTAGCCGAGCAATCCACGTCTTCTACGGAGAGAGTCGCTGCTCTAATCGTTGCGATTCGTGAAGAAATCAGCGAAGTGGAAAATTCGATGCGTGTAACGACGAAGGAAGTAAGCGTAGGCATGAATGTCGTTCAGCAGGCGGGAAGGCTATTCGCCGATATTGAGCATTCGGTTGACGAGGTGGATCGTCAGGTTCGTGAGGTTACCGTGACAGCTGAGCAAATTTCCTCAGGGACATCGCAAGTGGTGAAGGCAATTGGAGATATTTCTCATGTTTCTCAATCGACAGCAGCGGGCGCTCAGACGGTATCGGCAGCAACGCAGCAGCAGCTGGCTTCAATGGAGGATATATCTTCCTCGTCGTCGCATCTGACCCGTATGGCAGTGGAACTGCAAGCGGTCGTGGATAAGTTCAAGCTATAA
- a CDS encoding AraC family transcriptional regulator, with product MQWLERMNLAIDYIETNLTGEIKLSEAARVACCSSYQFQRMFSFITDVTLGEYIRRRRLTLAALELQHSEAAKVIDVALKYGYESPVSFARAFHALHGITPAMSRQEGVALKAYPRLSFLITIKGAEAMNYRIETKESFEVFGIEGVFRVDGGGEEPQTPAKLWEQSHANGAVKRLEALAGDLPSFVSQNLHPVHSVCSYRKTGPDTFPYMLCVFKDEYSNTDGYTSVSIPAHTWVVFPSEPHPWEQFGETIETLYKRFYTEWLPTAGYEQVDGVELEMTGVKDDLNYIELWFAVRKV from the coding sequence ATGCAGTGGCTGGAGCGGATGAACCTTGCGATCGACTATATTGAAACAAACCTGACTGGAGAGATCAAGCTAAGTGAAGCCGCTCGCGTGGCCTGCTGTTCGTCGTATCAGTTCCAACGGATGTTCTCGTTCATTACGGATGTGACGCTGGGCGAGTACATTCGAAGGAGACGGCTGACGCTCGCAGCGCTGGAGCTACAGCATTCTGAGGCTGCTAAGGTGATTGATGTCGCACTGAAGTACGGATACGAATCACCAGTCTCATTTGCTCGGGCGTTCCATGCACTGCACGGGATTACGCCCGCTATGTCCCGTCAGGAGGGAGTTGCGCTCAAAGCCTACCCCCGCCTGTCCTTCCTTATTACAATTAAAGGGGCAGAGGCAATGAATTATCGCATTGAAACGAAGGAAAGTTTTGAAGTGTTCGGCATTGAAGGGGTATTCCGCGTCGATGGGGGCGGGGAGGAGCCGCAAACACCAGCGAAGCTGTGGGAGCAGAGCCATGCGAACGGCGCTGTTAAGCGGCTCGAAGCGTTGGCGGGTGATTTACCATCGTTTGTCAGCCAAAACTTACATCCCGTACATTCAGTATGCAGCTACCGAAAGACTGGACCAGATACGTTCCCTTACATGCTGTGTGTATTTAAAGACGAATACAGCAACACGGACGGGTACACCTCGGTGAGTATTCCCGCGCATACATGGGTGGTTTTTCCGTCGGAGCCACATCCTTGGGAGCAGTTTGGCGAGACGATTGAAACGTTATACAAACGCTTTTACACCGAGTGGCTCCCGACGGCAGGCTATGAGCAGGTTGACGGGGTTGAGCTTGAGATGACTGGTGTGAAAGACGATCTCAACTATATCGAGCTATGGTTCGCGGTTCGTAAAGTGTAA
- a CDS encoding alpha/beta hydrolase-fold protein, translating into MKKTLSRIVSLALVTALMVPAMSYAASQTPNQSSAAVTAATGPIIPAPQGYTNYRANIPHGNVQQISYYSSTVGKTRNAMVYTPPGYSPSKTYNVLYLLHGIGGDQYEWLNNMNPRNILDNLYSENKLAPMIVVFPNGRAMWDDRPIGDIYAADKVAAFERFQFDLINDLIPYVDSHFPVNTNRLNRAIAGLSMGGGQTLNFGLANLNKFAWIGAFSSAPNTKSASQLISNPIQVASQLKLLWLSCGASDGLLWVSQNFHNSLNSMNVPHMWYLDVGGHEGKVWSSGLYQFSQRIFK; encoded by the coding sequence ATGAAGAAAACCTTATCTCGCATTGTTAGTCTAGCTTTGGTCACTGCGTTAATGGTGCCTGCGATGTCTTATGCTGCGTCCCAGACACCAAACCAGAGCAGCGCTGCTGTCACGGCTGCCACCGGACCTATTATCCCGGCTCCACAGGGTTATACCAATTATCGTGCCAATATTCCGCACGGAAACGTACAGCAGATTTCCTATTATTCCTCAACAGTAGGCAAGACGAGAAATGCAATGGTGTATACGCCTCCGGGCTATTCACCTTCGAAAACCTATAATGTCCTATACTTGCTGCACGGTATTGGCGGAGATCAGTATGAATGGCTCAATAATATGAATCCACGGAATATTCTCGACAACCTGTACTCCGAGAACAAGCTGGCTCCGATGATTGTCGTATTCCCGAACGGCCGCGCAATGTGGGATGATCGTCCAATAGGCGATATTTATGCTGCGGACAAGGTTGCTGCTTTCGAAAGATTCCAATTTGATCTGATTAATGATCTCATTCCTTATGTTGACTCCCATTTTCCGGTAAATACAAATCGACTGAATCGCGCAATAGCTGGCTTATCCATGGGAGGCGGACAAACACTGAACTTTGGACTAGCTAATCTAAACAAATTCGCTTGGATTGGCGCGTTCTCATCCGCCCCTAATACGAAGTCGGCATCGCAGCTCATCTCCAATCCAATTCAGGTGGCGAGCCAACTGAAGCTGCTGTGGCTGTCATGCGGCGCATCGGATGGCCTGCTGTGGGTCAGCCAAAATTTCCATAATAGCTTGAACTCTATGAATGTACCGCACATGTGGTATCTGGACGTGGGCGGACATGAGGGGAAAGTTTGGAGCAGCGGACTTTATCAATTCTCGCAACGCATCTTTAAATAA